The following coding sequences are from one Ornithorhynchus anatinus isolate Pmale09 chromosome 11, mOrnAna1.pri.v4, whole genome shotgun sequence window:
- the LOC100092684 gene encoding interleukin-1 receptor antagonist protein isoform X2 → MQSKRPVYRIWDVSQKTFYLRNNQLVAGYLQASNMALEEKIDVVPISPFNNTMFMGIQGGNRCLACVKTGDQPVLQLEEINIADLAKAGDQAKRFAFIKSHPGPTFRFESAAYPGWFLCTSQEDQPVGLTRRTSPWDHAQDPITTDFYFEKD, encoded by the exons ATGCAGAGCAAGAGACCGGTCTACAG GATATGGGATGTGAGCCAGAAAACCTTCTACCTCAGGAACAACCAGCTGGTGGCTGGTTACCTACAGGCCTCCAACATGGCCCTGGAAG AGAAGATTGACGTGGTGCCCATCTCTCCATTCAACAACACCATGTTCATGGGGATCCAGGGTGGCAACCGCTGCCTGGCTTGCGTCAAGACCGGAGACCAGCCCGTGTTGCAACTGGAG GAAATAAACATCGCAGACCTGGCcaaggccggggaccaagcgaaGCGTTTCGCCTTCATCAAGTCTCACCCGGGGCCCACCTTCCGGTTCGAGTCAGCCGCCTACCCTGGCTGGTTCCTCTGCACCTCCCAGGAGGACCAGCCCGTGGGCCTCACCAGGAGGACCAGCCCGTGGGATCACGCCCAGGATCCCATCACCACCGACTTCTATTTTGAGAAGGACTAA
- the LOC100092684 gene encoding interleukin-1 receptor antagonist protein isoform X1, whose protein sequence is MECCRVCTRCLIPLFLFLFYSETDAFRLTKMQSKRPVYRIWDVSQKTFYLRNNQLVAGYLQASNMALEEKIDVVPISPFNNTMFMGIQGGNRCLACVKTGDQPVLQLEEINIADLAKAGDQAKRFAFIKSHPGPTFRFESAAYPGWFLCTSQEDQPVGLTRRTSPWDHAQDPITTDFYFEKD, encoded by the exons ATGGAATGTTGCAGAGTCTGCACCCGATGCCTGATcccgcttttcctcttccttttctactCAGAAACGGACGCGTTCCGGTTGACGAAGATGCAGAGCAAGAGACCGGTCTACAG GATATGGGATGTGAGCCAGAAAACCTTCTACCTCAGGAACAACCAGCTGGTGGCTGGTTACCTACAGGCCTCCAACATGGCCCTGGAAG AGAAGATTGACGTGGTGCCCATCTCTCCATTCAACAACACCATGTTCATGGGGATCCAGGGTGGCAACCGCTGCCTGGCTTGCGTCAAGACCGGAGACCAGCCCGTGTTGCAACTGGAG GAAATAAACATCGCAGACCTGGCcaaggccggggaccaagcgaaGCGTTTCGCCTTCATCAAGTCTCACCCGGGGCCCACCTTCCGGTTCGAGTCAGCCGCCTACCCTGGCTGGTTCCTCTGCACCTCCCAGGAGGACCAGCCCGTGGGCCTCACCAGGAGGACCAGCCCGTGGGATCACGCCCAGGATCCCATCACCACCGACTTCTATTTTGAGAAGGACTAA
- the IL1F10 gene encoding interleukin-1 family member 10 encodes MCSLPLARYYIIKNAEQKALYLRNDQLLAGDPGTENGSPERVCVLPNRALDPSKFPIIIGIQGGSRCLACAETGEEPKLQLEDVTIEDLYKGGERATRFTFYRSSCGDAFRLEAAARPGWFLCTPPEPWQPLALSSEAGASTRTQFYFELSR; translated from the exons ATGTGCTCCCTCCCACTGGCACGATATTACAT AATTAAGAATGCAGAGCAGAAGGCACTGTACCTGAGGAATGACCAGCTGCTGGCAGGGGACCCGGGCACAGAGAATGGCAGCCCAG agcGGGTGTGCGTGCTCCCCAACCGAGCCCTCGACCCCAGCAAGTTCCCCATCATCATCGGGATCCAGGGCGGGAGCCGCTGCCTGGCTTGTGCGGAGACCGGGGAGGAGCCCAAGCTGCAGCTGGAG GACGTGACCATCGAGGACCTGTACAAGGGTGGGGAGCGGGCCACCCGCTTCACCTTCTACCGCTCCAGCTGTGGCGACGCCTTCCGCCTGGAGGCAGCCGCCCGGCCTGGCTGGTTCCTCTGCACCCCGCCTGAGCCCTGGCAGCCCCTGGCGCTCTCCAGCGAGGCCGGAGCCTCCACCCGCACACAGTTCTACTTCGAGTTGAGCCGGTAG